The Verrucomicrobiota bacterium nucleotide sequence GGACTTATAACGCAGGCGCTTCTTGTGGCGGTTCAGCTTCATGCGCTTGCGGCGCTTGTGCTTTGCGATCTTGGCTTTGCGTTTCTTTTTGATTGATCCCATCGGGCTGTGTTCGGTTCTGGACTACTTGCGTAGAATTGTAGGTCTGAGTCGCTTTAGTAGACGACTTTGTTCAGAGGGTATTCGATGATGCCTTCGGCACCGAGTGACTTCAGTTGCGGTATGATCTCCCGAACGATTTTTTCGTCGATGACAGTCTCCACAGCCACCCAGTCGTTTTGGGCCAAAGGCGAAACGGTAGGATTGCGGAGAGCGGGTAGCGCGTCGAGGAGATTTTGCAACTTTGTCCGAGGAAGGTTCATCTTCAGGCCGACCTTATCACGTGCAGTCAGCGCCCCGACGAGCAGGAGAGCGATGCGCTCCATCTTCTCCCTCTTCCACTTGTCGGCAAAGGCGGCCTTCCCCGCCACAAAGACAGGGTACGACTCGATGATGGTCTCGAGGATGCGGAGCTTGTTGGCGCGGAGGGAGGAACCGGTCTCGGTGATATCGACGATCGCATCGACAAGTTCGGGCACCTTCACCTCGGTAGCACCCCAGGAAAACTCCACCGCTGCCTTCACTCCGTTGCTCTCCAGATAGCGCTGGGTGAGTCCGACGGCCTCGGTGGCGATGCGCTTACCCTCGAGATCCTTGACCGACTTGTAAGGGGAATCCTCCGGCACGGCGATCACCCAGCGGGTCGGGTTGGCCGTGGCCTTGCTGTAAGGGAGCTCGGCGAGCACCTCGACATCAGAGCCGTTTTCTTCGACCCAGTCGCGTCCAGTGATGCCGCAATCCAGGAAGCCCCCCTCGACGTAGCGACTGATCTCCTGAGCGCGCAGGAGGCGAAGGCGGAGTTCCGGGTCATCCACAACGGGACGATAGGAGCGACTGGCACCTGAAATGGAGAAGCCCGCCC carries:
- a CDS encoding AURKAIP1/COX24 domain-containing protein is translated as MGSIKKKRKAKIAKHKRRKRMKLNRHKKRLRYKS
- the hisG gene encoding ATP phosphoribosyltransferase, which codes for MADPILTFGLPSGSLMEATLSLFKRAGFSISGASRSYRPVVDDPELRLRLLRAQEISRYVEGGFLDCGITGRDWVEENGSDVEVLAELPYSKATANPTRWVIAVPEDSPYKSVKDLEGKRIATEAVGLTQRYLESNGVKAAVEFSWGATEVKVPELVDAIVDITETGSSLRANKLRILETIIESYPVFVAGKAAFADKWKREKMERIALLLVGALTARDKVGLKMNLPRTKLQNLLDALPALRNPTVSPLAQNDWVAVETVIDEKIVREIIPQLKSLGAEGIIEYPLNKVVY